The following proteins are co-located in the Triticum urartu cultivar G1812 unplaced genomic scaffold, Tu2.1 TuUngrouped_contig_6889, whole genome shotgun sequence genome:
- the LOC125531221 gene encoding 3-ketoacyl-CoA synthase 5-like isoform X2, which yields MAQEHSARRPGHDGVSALAQRWALCGPRREKAATAHLPSDRNQHGDFDWCLLHREETRNAADQQLFRIGSAVLLSTSSTQARFEMAHVVRNCTSSQDGAYRCVSYEEDDQRILGLNLSQDLVDVAGKALGLTSPWLDRLFFHSQSRLIFCSRSSHRKC from the exons ATGGCGCAGGAGCATTCCGCGCGTCGGCCAGGGCACGACGGCGTCTCCGCCCTCGCACAACGGTGGGCGCTGTGCGGGCCCCGAAGGGAAAAGGCGGCTACGGCGCATTTG CCGTCAGATCGAAACCAACACGGAGATTTTGACTGGTGTCTACTACACCGGGAGGAAACGCGAAATGCAGCTGACCAACAGTTGTTCCGCATTGGCTCGGCAGTGCTCCTCTCAACGTCGAGTACACAAGCTCGTTTTGAGATGGCGCACGTAGTTCGGAATTGCACCAGCTCCCAAGACGGTGCATACAGATGTGTATCTTATGAGGAAGATGACCAGCGAATTCTTGGTCTCAATTTATCCCAGGATCTTGTGGATGTCGCTGGAAAGGCTCTCGGGCTAACATCACCATGGTTGGACCGCTTGTTCTTCCATTCCCAGTCAAGATTGATTTTCTGCTCTCGTTCATCTCACAGAAAGTGCTAA
- the LOC125531221 gene encoding uncharacterized protein LOC125531221 isoform X1 — translation MAHQEGKMGRRPPRHEEVDGGVRGDGPYTRTSVRAAAWRRSIPRVGQGTTASPPSHNGGRCAGPEGKRRLRRIWWPALSRILLIWRWRQGTQNLSWFLGAPDQGAFVLIEAHVRCRQIETNTEILTGVYYTGRKREMQLTNSCSALARQCSSQRRVHKLVLRWRT, via the exons ATGGCACATCAGGAGGGCAAGATGGGGCGTCGGCCACCGCGTCATGaagaggtcgacggcggcgtgCGGGGCGACGGCCCATACACGCGCACGTCCGTAAGAGCGGCAGCATGGCGCAGGAGCATTCCGCGCGTCGGCCAGGGCACGACGGCGTCTCCGCCCTCGCACAACGGTGGGCGCTGTGCGGGCCCCGAAGGGAAAAGGCGGCTACGGCGCATTTG GTGGCCAGCTCTCTCCCGTATCCTTTTAATATGGCGCTGGCGACAGGGGACCCAAAACCTGAGTTGGTTTTTGGGCGCCCCTGATCAGGGCGCGTTTGTTCTGATCGAGGCTCACGTACGTTG CCGTCAGATCGAAACCAACACGGAGATTTTGACTGGTGTCTACTACACCGGGAGGAAACGCGAAATGCAGCTGACCAACAGTTGTTCCGCATTGGCTCGGCAGTGCTCCTCTCAACGTCGAGTACACAAGCTCGTTTTGAGATGGCGCACGTAG